The genomic window TAGGGATTTGATAATCCTTTCTTGATGTTTACGTTGTGGTTGAAGTAAGTGGTAATTTAAATATCTCTTGGTGTGGGTTGGTTTTCTGTATACTTTGATTTCAGTTTCAGAACCTTGCAAGGTCAGTCTTGCTGTCGTAAGTCAATACTTATATTCGAATTGGCAACATTTTACTTATCTTACATATCACGAAATTTACTTTTTACACACTCAGTTAAAGAAAATATAGGTACTTACACTTTGGGCTAGTTCTAATTCTTGTCTTTCGTTGCGATCGCGTTCGTCAGTCTTGGACAAATGTTGATATATGAAAGTAACGTAGTCTAACGAGGATGGATTTTGATCAAGAACACAAGCGTGTATTCTGTTAATATAACATTCCTCATCACCATGCTGGCATTCAAATGTTACTTTTCCATCTGCGCTACGTGAAGAGTCCTACAAATAAGAAAAAGAGTTTAGTAAAACATACAAATAGAGACTCGAGAATTATGTTGTGAATAAGTAGCATTCAATGTTTTCTCCATTACAGTGATATTCagaaaaatagataaaaaactCAAGAAACAGAAACTTAATGTAGAAATTACTAATTTAGTAGAAATTAATTAAATAGGTAATGTagaaactgaaaaattaaaacagattaaTTTTGTccgtttttaaaaaatgttttcactTACACTCCATCCATAGGGTACAAAGTCCAATTTCAAGCTATCTGCCAATTTAGCGTATGAAGGATATAGCTGTGTTAGAATAAATTGATGACAACCAGGGCATAATCCTTCATAAAACAGGGTAAGCGTCAGATCAGCTCCCTGAAACAATAGTTTAAATACATTTTAAAACGgcttatttatattaaaatcatatgagtatttattaggtatattattagtcgaggaaatgaagctgaaaaaatggcaaaacctcgcaattttttcgtccaatatcgatttgtacaaaaatttgggattaggctcattacaccctctagttcattttctatattgagccgttgtacgcttttggttttttaagggtgaaaactacccttaattgtaaaaaattataaataacattttaaactttaatattgtcaacatttggttcttattagttacagaatgattgttttatgcttttaGATATACTACCATAATATtccaacccttaaaaccacccttgttggagctatatataaaaaattttacttatcctaaaagaataatttcggcttgcatcgatttacataaaaatttgggattaggatcatctcaccctgtacttcatattcaatatcatgcttaagggcgttgattatttttaggggtgtaaactacccctaattgtcaaaaattatataaaaacattgtcaactttaatatgggtaaaatttggttttggttggttaaataatgattgttttaaactttaggatataatatcagaatatttcaacccttaaaaaccaccatTAGTAACGTTAGAGTTTTTATAAGTAGaaattttaatagatctatacagaaaaaaagtagaattaaagaattacaaaaacatttatttacacaaaaatacgaatttacaaatatgtacaaatacaaatacaaatagttttttgtCATCtttcagtatacgaaccggttctgtggtattatacatacattgaaaattatccgtaagcggactatccgaatttttcaaaaaaaaaattcgttttataaacataactccttcatttttggcgataaaaagttttttcaaaaatgactttgtaggatttttgaagaattataagactgtgtaaactaaattcggtaagatcccttagttcttaattagggtgggtttaaagggctcgaataagggggtgtttgctcgtacatagaggttttaaacagctatatctcgctaacagTTCACTATAATGAAAATCTCGGCACAAGAGAACTTTAggtattaaaaaagctacaatttagtaatctatcATCTTTTTCCTATCTCcaatattttcggagatattttgaagtaaaaggtgaaacatgggaaattccaaaaaattaatttttctttaaactccaatttttctaaaattaggccttttaaataggtcaaacttcttggttgtatcaataatacaaatataaaaggaattacaaaaggtgaagaccaatttttaatgcGGAGGGTAGTTagagggttgttttcactgattttttcataaaaaaaagcaggtaccgactttttttgatcataagtcgcttaattttcacaGTAGaagtttatattattattttgtgaAAGGTCTAGCTGtgtacttgaaaaaagattattcaagttttcctcgaaaaatgcaaattttttccgttatttggctttgaatatttcaaattatgcattttacgaaaaaagctaacttttaacatgctgTATATCGGTCCGTATTGATCATAAAGATATtgcagaaaaagaatttggtttgtgttactaaaagacacaattttgatatctgcaatttttttgattaaatgcatttttttcgaggtattctcaaaaaaccttctaaaaaagtcgattttttcgtcgaaaaactcttagcttcaagcgcgaataactcgaaaaatattagttttacgaagaaaatgtaaaaaacatttttttcttagaattactttttacatcgatttacatggataaaatgtaataaaaatgctcgcccccgagatggggtgacaaccacccccagggttttagcgtacagcggcatgatatagaaactGATCCTTGGATTATTCCCTACCTTCtgagaaaatttcaagtaaatccgtgctggacgaaaaaattgcgagccaaaatgcttcattgcCTCGACTATATGTAAAACACAATAAACTGTTAACAGGCAAATGACAAGTAATTTATGCCTGATTGCACTAACAAATCTTAAGCTctagcttagcccagctcagctcaTAGCAAGGGCCTCTTTAAATCtaacttacgttgcaccataattttcgattcttatctaagCAATCCACTTaacaatccattgtggcaagctgaaaattgatctagaCTCAATGGTGCCACTCGTGTTTcataagctgagcttaaggcacgacaagcttaagatctgttggtggaACCTGGCATTAAAAACATAATATCATCACATCCTCAATGTAAAGTAACCTACATCCAAAAAAAAACTTAGAAGAGTAGAGCAATTATTATTACCTCGCGTTTTAAAATAATTAGTAGGAAAAAAAAAGGAATTATGTATGAACTATAGAGGAATGTTTAAGTTTCATATTTTCTAAGTATAAAATATTGGCTTAGGTATTACCAAAAAGATTactaccatacgccgaagaaatatTTGGTAATTATCGGTGTGGATTGAGGTCTGGAAGATTAAatattgatcaaatatttactattagttacttaaaaagtattggagGTATAATCAATACATAGGTAAGTTAATCTGGCTGATTATGcagaaatgtcagtttattggtcgaataactttaatcatagaataaactactatttgtcgttggtgaaaccggccactAGACTAAGGAATGAAGTGGTCGAGCTGGCCATACCTAGAAAACTAGCTACAGTAACACAAATATGTGTAAGTAACTTCTTTGCACAAGTTAAATAGGAGAAAGAacatcaaatgctttctgcgtgaattctggactgagacagggagattcTCTATCCCCAATGTTGTTTAACCCGGACTTAAAATATATCATACGAAAAAATTATCTGAAATCAGTCATCGCTATTCGGAGAGCAAAGATCGTTTTCGCCTTTGCCGATGGTGTAGATGCAGTAGCACAATCAATATTagaagttaaggatattttcttGAGCtatgaagaagctgcattaaatatATGTCGATCTAAAAGTAGATGAAGACAAACAAACATTTTGAAGTTAAGAATAAATCATTTCATTAATTCAATTTCAATTCGCTGTAATACTgctgttgctagacaggtaaatgtcattgtataccgggtataaCAATCATActggttttttttctcaaagttaggaaaaccctgtggaatattttagcatatataaaatattgaaattaaaactaacttgtagccttaggctttcttaacatttcgttttttttaatcattcgcttactgtttctacctcttgtaaggttctagAAGGTGGAaaacgctgtcgtagtcttctgccaattatgcCCCACAAATTTTCGATAGATCTGGACTATGCGGCGGCCAATTCAAAGtccgaagatttacctgttgtaaatatttGGTTACAGTTTGTGCAACGTCACGTCTTGCATTATCGTATATTAGCAAAAAATTTTTACCAATATAAAgagccgatagcatggtagctaagtaCTTCGCTATGTAAGGTCACTGCTTGAACACGCTCATTGtgggtcaaattccttgtagcgcgttccatttctatcaaacaaaaaaaaattacagacttatttgaaactttaaataataaatctaccagttttcacaacaaaccagatactttttgactgttaataatttcacattaataaaattgtttatagcTTACTTTAGGCtggtttattaaactaagcagaaaatgagaatatattgattaaaaacatggctagttgttaaagacctaatttttttattaccaaACATaggtgaatgaatcaaaaaacaaaaacttaagaaaatctgaggatatagttgggttttaattttactattttataaatgcaagaatattccgcagggtgttgcgaactttgagaaaaaaacatagtttgattggtacacccggtatactgTGACAATTTACTTGACTAGCATCagtattattacagagatattgttaaagaataaggctataacatattaaaaaaatcacttaaattatATGGAAGTCCAAAAGAAAATTGAACATATTTAGTTGTTATATTTTACCTGCACGCTGGATGACACACACACAGTGGCTGCGAAGAACAATACCAACTTTGATACGAACATCTTGGTTAAATTGTAAATACTTCAGTAAGACTCCTTTTTATAGTATACTGAGCTGCTACTTCTTAGTATTAGATGTATATCATAGCGATCAGAAGTCCTCAAGATAACAAAAGTCACAAACACTTGAGTACATTACGGACCATTGACATGGAGGGTATTCAAATTTCAACGAAATTTTCTTTGATGTGTTTTTATCTTTTGAGATAATACTGAATACTTTGTATAACAATAATTGTGGAggattaattttttataatgttATTGATTTGttcttaaatatatttttatcttaatcAGAAATtaatatcataaaaataaaactgATGAGATGGTTATAATTTACATCTGTCGAGCATACGGAGAATAACAAGTTACATtactattatataatatatacgaGTTACATGTAAAGATGTTTAATAGAGCCATTTCCACTATTCTTACTTCAATAAACATTATTCATTATTCTAGATACAttctaaatagaataaaaaatccaATAAACTAGAAACACACATGATACATCAATAAGGTGCATCTATAAATACTCTGTAGATACAAAAATTTTTATGTGAGACAAACTGTAAGACCACTAAGTGTCAGGACAAACGAGCATAAAACATATTGTTATGAtttgctttctattacttttatattaattattatttatttaatcaattatttaattaacgcaaatcatacataaaaatattaagaaaaaatctcagggtgccttttgtcaaaaaaaattaattaaattctcttaggttatacttatcctttctcgtggcttcagtatctcttagttgatccttatcgggataaaataggaaaaggaaataaatagaaaaatcataaataaatacatacaaatacctttattatcaaaagcaatgctctataaatttatcaattaaatcctgtgggcataattgtccaaaagaaacatttaccatataaattaatctaattcatacaaatatttatcgctttgttcttgatacccttaataaaaaacaagctagacaaacaaatttggtattcgcaaattacttatacttcctattaaatttttgaaatgttggaatcttaaatgcatatgcttttacgtaaacaaatttaacttctgattataaagaaaatctatcacataggttattgactgacctttttaacccaaacagctcctccttgttgattatgttaggctaccaatcaaagccctctccgttctcagcaaacaaacTATTTCTCCAAAGCataagccaggcctctttttgccagtactcgttcaataaactccaaaactctctcctctcgttctctcaacaataatctcctgagacacaagtatcttttttacttggtgtcacaaataattttaataacgataattcttgtaacttactctcttggactttacagaatcaaagaggtatttcttctcgatttgatttgtctctcgttccacttttcagctactctcactatcaaaacaaacactagtacttgcttctgaactactcacgaaaacttttgactgctcttctcgaatgccggtaacacaataatccctctttccaaaactatctgaaacTTCAACCTTCTCttcttcccattccaaattgccaaaccaatcagagacatttcttcttcccccattcctttttttcattcgaaacacccactcatactttcaaaaatattcctaccatcataataattactttcgggaaattctacaaaatttactcggggttaaacaaaaagagattaaaattccaaactttctttaccttaattttctaagaactattTACCTATGGCCTCtgcctttcccgtaataaacaatcggtttaaaataataatcctaaataactttcacttcacttttatttacaaatgtttttaatattcttcattcATTAAgtagaaaccaccttgcgtgaaagctaacttctaataaatatttacaaatcaatatacagggtgtatcaaatttatgcgcccgcgttatattaaaaaaataaaaatttttattctatctttgattgataaattgaaacacaataatatatatcaAAAACATAAATTTCTGGGACAATGAGCACAAAATACAATGGACAGATGCATTAATAGCCAATGAAAGAAGCAGCTAATTCATAAATTATTCATGAACACACaaaataatcagaatttgatatcatcctgagatttagaaacagtattacatctgcaaaaacatacccaagtgcagacgcagcaactaaccataatctgctctgtgctggattcaaactaaaactaaaaagaataaaagcccccacaacgcagaagaaacctaatactcgactcctaagaaatgccgtaatagcagatgagttcggaaataagataaatcgtgagattaaaaaacagttaggaagatctgaacaagaaaatatcggtcaaaatctagatatcatgaattccgccatggtcaccatagcaaacgaagttttgaaaccagaaaaagacccaataaagaaaaaggattggatgaccgataaaatactagaccttattcaacaaagaagaaattggaaaaacaaagacgagattcggtatagagagatatatcgacaaataagatacgaggttaagcgagcaaaagaggactggatggaaaaaatatgtcgtgaaatggaagaactacaaagaaaacatgacgagtttaatatacataaaaagcttaaagaaattacctacacgcagagaaaaagaactcctcactttatgagaaactccaaaggtaacataattctcgacttggatgaaaaaaaggaagaatggactaactatataaaagagctcttcctggatacgaggccacaacaccacaaagtatacgaatactggtcctagtattttaaaagcggaagtagagaaagccatcaaacagagcaaaaatgggaaatctccaggccctgaccaaataccatcagactggctcaaacttctggatgacgacaatgtctcacaattaacaaacatttataaccatatatacgagactggaatgatgccacagatctggttggagtctacatttattccactcccaaaaaaacctaatacatcatcatgtaaagactttagactaattagtctcatgagccactctctcaagctacttcttaagataattcttaatagaatcaagcagaaatgcgaagagacaatgggaaacaaacaattcggtttcagagaaggattgggaacaagggaagctttgttctcaatgttaacattacttcaacgatcatgggaagtacagaaaccaatttacgtctgctttatagattttgagaaggcgtttgatagagttcaacatgataggttgtttgaatatctagaaatgattggaatagatgataaagatctgagacttttacaacatctatattggaatcaagaagcttctattctggtagacggcaaagaaacagacaaaatttgcattcaaagaggtgtcagagagggttgtgtgttatccccaactttgtttaacgtatacccagaaataatttttaatgaagccttggaaggacaatgtggagttcgaatcgggggagaaactattaacaacatcagatatgcagacgacaccgcgatcatggctgaaaatatcgaagatctttaattccttattgatcgagtcactagagaatgctccaatatcggacttaacataaatgcaacaaagacaaatttacttgtggttagtaaacaagacgtcggccctatgcaactaattgtcagtgatgaatcaataacaaaagttaaccaatTTAAATACCTAggtgttggataaacgagacactaaatccggatgaagaaattaaaactcgtatagaaattgcaagaggagcatttatgaaacttagatctattctgagcaactctcagctgaatttacaactaagaatcaagttcctaaaatgttatgtgtatcctgtattactatatggatgtgaaacctggatcatgaaggttaccatgatgaacaaattagaagccttggagatgtggtcgtatcatagaatgctcagaatatcttgggttcaacgcatttcaaacagagaagtcttaaacagagtaggtcaaggcgaaggtgacttaatgaagatgataaaaaagagaaaacttgaatatttggggcatataatgagaggtagcagatacaggatgctgcagttaattggtcgaaagaaatattcatggctccgaaaccttcgtcaatggactggcttatcagcagatcaattgttacatgccgcacaagatcgagaacgatatcggcaaattgttatggaagctacccacgcctaaaaatttgggcacggtacttaaagaagaagaagaagaagacatataAGAAgtagaaacttaagccaaaaaacaaaaataaccatatataaaacccttatacaaccagagTTGAGATATGGATCGAAGATATGGACCAtttccaaggcagatgaaaatctTCTgtttatatttgaacgaaggatcctgagaggaatattcggtggcatctgtgaaaatggtgtttggaggaggaaGCACAACTACGagatataccacagatataaacataccgtgcgtccataaagtaacgcatgaATTTATTATTTCGTAAATCGGAGAccttaagaaaaaatcccgaaacaggtcgatttttatttttaaattacgattttttggcatacattatactagtgacgtcatccatctgggcgtgatgacgtaatcgatgatttttttaaatgagaataggggtcatgtaatatgtagctcatttgaaagggtatgtaattctctattcaataatataaacactaatataattatttatacagggtgtccaaaaaaatgttttttttaattaaattaattggtacaaAAAGATGAATGGATCAGTCTTGAGTGATCGCTCGCAGTGGTTAGTCGATTGTATCGTGGACGTTCCGATAAGCATTCACAGAAAAACCTAAgtactttttaaaaagttaattatagTGTCTAATTTGTTTAGTGTAAAATTTATCAATGGATATTGATACGGGCGGCCCGTCTCCCGGGCCGCCCCAGGTAAATGATAGCTCTAGTAGTATTAATGATAATtctgttaataataattatacttATGACTTTACCAACAAATATAAGATTTTTGATAATGGTCCATATATCGTTTACTTGGAGCATAAGGATAAGAGCTTGGGAAAGTTGTTCCTTATTAGAGTGGGACACCATCTCCAACAAGTTCCAGAATTTAAAAAGGACATCTTAGATATACAAAATATTGGCAAGAATAGAGTGAAAGTAATTTTCAAAACATTTAGTATTGCAAACTCATTAGTAAATCATGAAATTGTACTTAAAAATAATCTTATAGCATACATACCAAAGTTTTTCACACACATAAAGGGAATCGTGAGACAAATCGACACATTTTTCTCTGAGGCGATGATATTAGAAAACATCGTTTCGGTGAAAGAGGTATCTGATGTTAAGAGAATGAAACGGAGAAAAGTTAATAGTGATGGTACAGTGGAATATGTTGATAGGCAGATAATAATTTTAACTTTTGTAGGTAATACTCTTCCACAAAATGtaaagataaatatgtgtaatTTTGTAGTTGAGCCGTATGTGTATCCTGTGGTTCAGTGCCTCAAATGTTTAATTTTTGGACACACAAAGTTTCAATGTCGCGGGAAAATTCGTTGTCAGAAATGTACAGATGAACATGCTACGGAAACCTGTACTAAAGATATTTCTTGCACTTTTTGTAAAAGCAGTCAACATTCAACTATATCTAAAGATTGTCCAGCTTATTTAAagcaacaaaaaattaaaaaaacaatggcTACAAATAATATCACATTTAAGGATGCAGAAAAAATAGTAGATAACCCCAGCTATGCAAAAGTAGTCACGAATAACAGATTTGATCTGTTATACCAAGTTAATAATTTTCCTGAGCTACCTTCTTCTTCAGACCATCAATTTAATGCAGTAAAAACACCAAAACTTTCGTCTATTAATAAATCTCATTCAACATCTAACACAAAAAAACGGAAAATTCCTTTTTCTCCTCCAGAAGCGTCAATATCCAAAAGGAATGTTTCTAATCCAGTTTCAAAGTCTATTATTCCCAATCCCTATAGGGACGAGTTTAtgctttttaaagaaaaaactatttttaaaatatcacaTTTTCTTAATACTTCTATAAAAAATCAACATATAGTCAGCGAAGACGAAATAGAAAATTTTGTTTCTACCCTTATAACAAAAACCTAATGACAGTAATGTCAATACTATAAAAGAATCTCAGATAGAAATTAGTGATGGCGAACAGTCAGAATACTAAATTGCGCATTTTACAGTGGAACGCAGGttctttaaataataaaaaaccaaatattcttcaatttttaagaGAATATCCCTCAGATATTCTCATTATATCAGAGACATGGTTGAATTCAAATACAATTTTTAATCTTAAGGGatacaatattattaaaaaaattagatcaGATGGTTATGGTGGAATTGCAATATTTGTTAAACATGAGCTTTCCTATATAGAACAGAATATAAATGCAAATTTTAGTGACTATATTGAAGTATGCGCAATCAAATTAACAGATTTAAATTTGACTCTTCTTTCAATCTATAAATCCCCAGATAAAAAAGTTCTCCAAAAAGATTGGGACTGTCTTTTTAATCAATTTGATAAGGGTCGAACCATCTTTGCTGGGGACTTCAACTGTCATCATACCCTTTGGGGATCTGTTCTAGATTCCTCGCAAGGAAAAATATTAACTGAAGCCATAGATTCAGCAAATTTAGTTGTAATTAATGATGGTACTCCAACTAGAATAAGCAAACCAAATGAAAATCCCTCAGCTGTTGACCTTACAATTACATCTACAGATATTGTAGATAAATTAAATTGGAGAGTAATTAACTCACCTTTAGGTTCAGATCATCTACCAATTACAATACAAAACGAATGTGGTGCAAATGTTTTTACCATTAACGCTTCAACTAAATGGAATGATAAAAAATCGGATTGGGCATCATTTTCATACATAATCCAAGAGAAACTTAGAATCTCGGCTAATAACTTGAACAACAGAAATAGTAGTCAAATATTTTGTATCTTGTCTTCAGCTATTGTTGACAGTGCTAATCTTTCGATGCCTATCAAAAAATCATTCACTCCATCTAAAATACAACCAGTTTGGTGGGATGATGAGTGTTCAAATATAGTCCGCTTGAGAAAAAATgctttaattaaatataaaactcTTTCAAATTctgataattatttaaaatataaaaacgtTGAAGCTAAGGCTAAAttactttttaatcaaaaaaaGCGGAAGAATTGGAAAGAGTTCTTAAGTAAATTAAATAAGCATTCTAGTGCCTCTGATATTTGGACGTATATGAAGGCTATAAAAAATAGTTCAGTTGAATTTAAAAAGACTGTTCTTTCCTTCGATTTGATTGAAAACTTGTTAAATTTCTATGCTCCCGCTTCAGCTGATCGAAAAGCAATACCTAAATATTATTGTCCCAAAAAAAGTAATGTAATTAGTGGTCCATTTACTCACGATGAATTAGATATTGCaataaaaagttcaaaaaatACGGCTCCGGGACTAGATAGCTTTATATAATAGTATGATCAATCATTTACCAAATAATGCTAAAATAATACTTTTAGACTTATATAATAATTGGTGGTTGAAATGCGACTTTGTTAAACAGCTGAAGGAAATAGTAGTCTGTGTACAGCTCAAGCCCTCAAAAGATCCAAATTTAGTCACTTCTTATCGTCCAATTTCCCTACTTTCTAGTTTTACAAAAACTCTAGAAAGAATGGTTAAAACAAGGATTGAGTGGTATACAGAATATTATTCCTTGTTACCACTCTCACAATATGGATATAGGAGAGGACGTGGTACAATAAATGCAGTAGTGCAATTAGTAACTGACGTTCAAAATGCGTTTACAAGGAATCATTATGTTGCTTGTTTCTTTTTAGATATCAAAGGTGCATATGACTCTGTAGTCTTGGATTTGCTTCATAGTAAATTAATTTCCATAGGTGTGGAGAGAAATAGTGCTGTTAGTAtaatagaaatatttaaaaagagaaaaatatataTCAGAGACCATAAAAATGTATTACATGGACCTAGAGTTATTTATGATGGGCTTCCACAAGGGTCTGTGCTCtcaccaattttatttaatatctatATAGCAGAACTGCATAGCATCTTAGATGATGAAATTAAAGTAATACAGTATGCAGATGATATTTGTATATACACTGTCCATAGTTCATACCAACAATGtttcagtaatattaaaaatgcAATGTCTCAGACTATAAATTGGCTGCAAGATATGGGGCTAACTATATCTCCAGAAAAATCTGCAGTAATGTGGTTTACACGACATATATTAAGTACTACTAACCAAACTCTCTCTGTAAATAATACTAACTACCCTATTGTAAACCACTACAAGTATTTAGGTATAGTACTAGACACAAAATTGCTATGGACCCAACacatacattatttaaaaaatagatgTGATAAAGGTATTAATATGCTGAAATATGTAACTAAAATTAAATGCGGTGCTGACCCTAAAGTCGcactcattttttataaaagttatataagaTCGATAATGGACTATGGAAGTGTGTTTTATGGCTCAGCATCTAGCTCTAATCTAAAAATAGTAGATAA from Diabrotica virgifera virgifera chromosome 5, PGI_DIABVI_V3a includes these protein-coding regions:
- the LOC114326138 gene encoding gamma-interferon-inducible lysosomal thiol reductase isoform X1 → MFVSKLVLFFAATVCVSSSVQGADLTLTLFYEGLCPGCHQFILTQLYPSYAKLADSLKLDFVPYGWSDSSRSADGKVTFECQHGDEECYINRIHACVLDQNPSSLDYVTFIYQHLSKTDERDRNERQELELAQSLLPSSLSWDSVSDCYHGERGTELLLGYEKRQAELNPVLPWVPNIRFNGVYDEDVEDQAMMDLTATVCNLLKDNKPDVCKDHATKAHPKMLKNNKCEK